A genomic region of Trifolium pratense cultivar HEN17-A07 linkage group LG3, ARS_RC_1.1, whole genome shotgun sequence contains the following coding sequences:
- the LOC123914448 gene encoding inactive protein RESTRICTED TEV MOVEMENT 2-like isoform X2 has translation MVSTLQSYIYEDLHPKIEKQDTPESKLLIVHIPNGFAREDIGAKVEYDFGRIRVFGERSIGSNKMLRFNEKYQVPSHCDIGNIKGKFDGKIVTITIPKIPGKIPEPEPEPEPEPEPEPEPEPTEENNNDVEEVNNQQNTYDQAPKSNVKSKEDQTPQEAQNVTVPQKDQVTKVDNMGEVYNEAPTSQETTHEPISQKGEDEISHKESVTQKDQEVSQKESIPHKGQEEISQKESLPQKDQEEISQKSQVTKVESKEKTFHETSTQPEGTYESMPQKGEDQGTVNKATDTKDAKLQTEENTSNPKDENKEEKKIAKEETKDYLKKTIEETKEESKGSVTEETLPPKKTFKEKGKEMINDKSTRTRIKDMALSTTQAVTNYAKRFSEEDKQKLIYTGATILVVALGVYASYKYRSSRRS, from the exons ATGGTGTCTACCTTGCAATCATATATCTATGAAGATTTGCatccaaaaattgaaaaacaggATACTCCAGAATCAAAGCTTCTGATTGTTCACATTCCCAATG GTTTTGCAAGAGAAGATATTGGTGCTAAAGTTGAGTATGATTTTGGAAGGATCAGAGTTTTTGGTGAAAGATCAATTGGATCAAATAAAATGCTACGTTTCAATGAAAAGTATCAAGTTCCATCACATTGTGATATTGGCAATATTAAAGGTAAATTTGATGGAAAAATTGTCACTATTACAATACCAAAAATCCCAGGTAAAATTCCAGAACCTGAACCAGAACCAGAACCAGAACCAGAACCTGAACCAGAACCAGAACCAACCGAAGAAAATAATAACGATGTTGAGGAGGTAAATAATCAACAAAACACTTATGATCAAGCTCCTAAATCAAATGTTAAAAGTAAAGAAGATCAAACTCCACAAGAAGCTCAAAATGTGACCGTGCCGCAAAAAGATCAAGTTACAAAGGTTGATAACATGGGAGAGGTTTATAATGAGGCTCCAACCTCACAAGAAACCACACACGAGCCGATATCTCAAAAGGGTGAAGATGAAATTTCCCATAAAGAGTCTGTAACTCAAAAAGATCAAGAAGTTTCTCAAAAAGAGTCTATACCTCACAAGGGTCAAGAAGAAATTTCTCAAAAGGAATCTTTACCTCAAAAGGATCAAGAAGAAATTTCTCAAAAATCTCAAGTTACAAAAGTTGAAAGTAAGGAAAAAACTTTTCATGAGACTTCAACTCAACCAGAAGGCACATATGAGTCTATGCCTCAAAAGGGTGAAGATCAAGGAACTGTCAATAAAGCTACAGATACAAAAGATGCAAAACTTCAAACAGAAGAAAACACATCAAATCCAAAAGATGAGAataaagaagagaaaaagatcGCAAAAGAGGAAACTAAGGACTATCTTAAGAAAACTATAGAAGAAACCAAGGAAGAAAGTAAAGGATCTGTCACAGAAGAAACCCTTCCTCCAAAGAAAACATTCAAAGAGAAGGGAAAGGAAATGATCAATGATA AATCAACAAGGACAAGAATCAAAGACATGGCTTTATCTACTACTCAAGCTGTAACTAATTATGCAAAGAGGTTCAGTGAAGAAGATAAACAGAAGCTAATATATACTGGTGCAACAATTCTTGTGGTTGCACTTGGTGTTTATGCTTCCTATAAGTATCGTTCATCGCGAAGATCATAG
- the LOC123914448 gene encoding inactive protein RESTRICTED TEV MOVEMENT 2-like isoform X1 produces the protein MVSTLQSYIYEDLHPKIEKQDTPESKLLIVHIPNGFAREDIGAKVEYDFGRIRVFGERSIGSNKMLRFNEKYQVPSHCDIGNIKGKFDGKIVTITIPKIPGKIPEPEPEPEPEPEPEPEPEPTEENNNDVEEVNNQQNTYDQAPKSNVKSKEDQTPQEAQNVTVPQKDQVTKVDNMGEVYNEAPTSQETTHEPISQKGEDEISHKESVTQKDQEVSQKESIPHKGQEEISQKESLPQKDQEEISQKSQVTKVESKEKTFHETSTQPEGTYESMPQKGEDQGTVNKATDTKDAKLQTEENTSNPKDENKEEKKIAKEETKDYLKKTIEETKEESKGSVTEETLPPKKTFKEKGKEMINDKFGDDEKKSDKKGIHESTRTRIKDMALSTTQAVTNYAKRFSEEDKQKLIYTGATILVVALGVYASYKYRSSRRS, from the exons ATGGTGTCTACCTTGCAATCATATATCTATGAAGATTTGCatccaaaaattgaaaaacaggATACTCCAGAATCAAAGCTTCTGATTGTTCACATTCCCAATG GTTTTGCAAGAGAAGATATTGGTGCTAAAGTTGAGTATGATTTTGGAAGGATCAGAGTTTTTGGTGAAAGATCAATTGGATCAAATAAAATGCTACGTTTCAATGAAAAGTATCAAGTTCCATCACATTGTGATATTGGCAATATTAAAGGTAAATTTGATGGAAAAATTGTCACTATTACAATACCAAAAATCCCAGGTAAAATTCCAGAACCTGAACCAGAACCAGAACCAGAACCAGAACCTGAACCAGAACCAGAACCAACCGAAGAAAATAATAACGATGTTGAGGAGGTAAATAATCAACAAAACACTTATGATCAAGCTCCTAAATCAAATGTTAAAAGTAAAGAAGATCAAACTCCACAAGAAGCTCAAAATGTGACCGTGCCGCAAAAAGATCAAGTTACAAAGGTTGATAACATGGGAGAGGTTTATAATGAGGCTCCAACCTCACAAGAAACCACACACGAGCCGATATCTCAAAAGGGTGAAGATGAAATTTCCCATAAAGAGTCTGTAACTCAAAAAGATCAAGAAGTTTCTCAAAAAGAGTCTATACCTCACAAGGGTCAAGAAGAAATTTCTCAAAAGGAATCTTTACCTCAAAAGGATCAAGAAGAAATTTCTCAAAAATCTCAAGTTACAAAAGTTGAAAGTAAGGAAAAAACTTTTCATGAGACTTCAACTCAACCAGAAGGCACATATGAGTCTATGCCTCAAAAGGGTGAAGATCAAGGAACTGTCAATAAAGCTACAGATACAAAAGATGCAAAACTTCAAACAGAAGAAAACACATCAAATCCAAAAGATGAGAataaagaagagaaaaagatcGCAAAAGAGGAAACTAAGGACTATCTTAAGAAAACTATAGAAGAAACCAAGGAAGAAAGTAAAGGATCTGTCACAGAAGAAACCCTTCCTCCAAAGAAAACATTCAAAGAGAAGGGAAAGGAAATGATCAATGATAAATTTGGTGATGATGAGAAAAAGAGTGACAAAAAGGGCATTCATGAATCAACAAGGACAAGAATCAAAGACATGGCTTTATCTACTACTCAAGCTGTAACTAATTATGCAAAGAGGTTCAGTGAAGAAGATAAACAGAAGCTAATATATACTGGTGCAACAATTCTTGTGGTTGCACTTGGTGTTTATGCTTCCTATAAGTATCGTTCATCGCGAAGATCATAG
- the LOC123914449 gene encoding fluoride export protein 1-like isoform X2: MSPLLSNERETSQDIQQEPNKGLPKLLDYSSYLIHLAVFGILGVLTRYILDKLFGPSVGHVTSDQTILYIDLPSNMVGSFLMGWFGVVFKEDISNVSEYLAVALTTGYLGSLTTFSGWNQKMLELGVTGNWLFVVLGFLIGLFLVAFSIIFGIETAKGFKGLLRTLNMTSGSETSRNKIKAKDEGFKLQLTVTVMLLLILGLLWGLSGVLMIAEFRNGENSFLWIACIVGPFGVWIRWLLSRLNGHGLGSRDLLNWIPFGTLIANVSAACIMAALATTKIYVNTRDCDTIIKGIQFGLLGCLSTVSTFVAEFNKMREGMYPWRAYVYTLITICSSFFLGILIYCVPIWRMDEL, from the exons ATGTCCCCTCTTTTAAGCAATGAAAGAGAAACTTCTCAAGACATACAACAG GAACCTAATAAAGGATTGCCAAAGTTATTGGATTATTCTTCATATCTGATTCATTTGGCTGTTTTTGGTATTCTTGGG GTATTAACAAGATATATATTGGACAAGTTATTTGGCCCTAGTGTTGGTCATGTGACTAGTGACCAAACTATTCTTTACATTGACCTTCCTTCTAATATG GTTGGTTCTTTTCTGATGGGATGGTTTGGTGTTGTATTCAAAGAAGACATATCAAATGTGTCTGAGTATCTGGCTGTTGCACTTACGACTGGTTACTTAGGGAGTCTAACAACGTTCAGCGGCTGGAATCAGAAAATGCTTGAACTTGGTGTTACTGGGAATTGGCTCTTTGTTGTGCTTGGATTTCTAATAG GGTTATTTCTTGTTGCATTTTCCATCATATTTGGGATAGAAACAGCTAAAGGTTTCAAGGGGCTTCTTAGAACGCTAAATATGACTTCAGGAAGTGAAACTAGTAGAAACAAGATCAAGGCAAAGGACGAAGGCTTCAAGCTTCAGTTGACAGTTACGGTGATGTTATTGCTGATTTTAGGCTTGTTATGGGGTCTTAGTGGTGTGTTAATGATTGCTGAGTTCAGGAATGGTGAAAATTCTTTTCTATGGATTGCTTGCATAGTTGGACCTTTTGGTGTGTGGATTAGGTGGCTTTTATCCCGATTAAATGGACATGGATTAGGATCAAGAGATTTGTTGAATTGGATTCCATTTGGAACTCTAATTGCAAATGTCTCTGCTGCTTGTATCATGGCTGCACTTGCTACAACAAAGATATAT GTGAACACCAGAGATTGTGATACTATTATAAAAGGCATACAGTTTGGTCTGTTGGGTTGTTTGAGTACTGTCTCTACCTTTGTTGCTGAGTTCAATAAAATGAGAGAAGGAATGTACCCTTGGAGAGCATATGTATATACTTTAATCACAATATGTTCCTCATTCTTTTTAGGAATTTTAATATACTGTGTACCTATTTGGAGAATGGATGAATTATAA
- the LOC123914449 gene encoding fluoride export protein 1-like isoform X1, with amino-acid sequence MENDVGVNNLQLHLGASNLSLTSEQMSPLLSNERETSQDIQQEPNKGLPKLLDYSSYLIHLAVFGILGVLTRYILDKLFGPSVGHVTSDQTILYIDLPSNMVGSFLMGWFGVVFKEDISNVSEYLAVALTTGYLGSLTTFSGWNQKMLELGVTGNWLFVVLGFLIGLFLVAFSIIFGIETAKGFKGLLRTLNMTSGSETSRNKIKAKDEGFKLQLTVTVMLLLILGLLWGLSGVLMIAEFRNGENSFLWIACIVGPFGVWIRWLLSRLNGHGLGSRDLLNWIPFGTLIANVSAACIMAALATTKIYVNTRDCDTIIKGIQFGLLGCLSTVSTFVAEFNKMREGMYPWRAYVYTLITICSSFFLGILIYCVPIWRMDEL; translated from the exons ATGGAGAATGATGTTGGGGTTAACAATTTGCAGCTTCATCTTGGTGCATCCAATTTGTCCTTAACATCTGAACAAATGTCCCCTCTTTTAAGCAATGAAAGAGAAACTTCTCAAGACATACAACAG GAACCTAATAAAGGATTGCCAAAGTTATTGGATTATTCTTCATATCTGATTCATTTGGCTGTTTTTGGTATTCTTGGG GTATTAACAAGATATATATTGGACAAGTTATTTGGCCCTAGTGTTGGTCATGTGACTAGTGACCAAACTATTCTTTACATTGACCTTCCTTCTAATATG GTTGGTTCTTTTCTGATGGGATGGTTTGGTGTTGTATTCAAAGAAGACATATCAAATGTGTCTGAGTATCTGGCTGTTGCACTTACGACTGGTTACTTAGGGAGTCTAACAACGTTCAGCGGCTGGAATCAGAAAATGCTTGAACTTGGTGTTACTGGGAATTGGCTCTTTGTTGTGCTTGGATTTCTAATAG GGTTATTTCTTGTTGCATTTTCCATCATATTTGGGATAGAAACAGCTAAAGGTTTCAAGGGGCTTCTTAGAACGCTAAATATGACTTCAGGAAGTGAAACTAGTAGAAACAAGATCAAGGCAAAGGACGAAGGCTTCAAGCTTCAGTTGACAGTTACGGTGATGTTATTGCTGATTTTAGGCTTGTTATGGGGTCTTAGTGGTGTGTTAATGATTGCTGAGTTCAGGAATGGTGAAAATTCTTTTCTATGGATTGCTTGCATAGTTGGACCTTTTGGTGTGTGGATTAGGTGGCTTTTATCCCGATTAAATGGACATGGATTAGGATCAAGAGATTTGTTGAATTGGATTCCATTTGGAACTCTAATTGCAAATGTCTCTGCTGCTTGTATCATGGCTGCACTTGCTACAACAAAGATATAT GTGAACACCAGAGATTGTGATACTATTATAAAAGGCATACAGTTTGGTCTGTTGGGTTGTTTGAGTACTGTCTCTACCTTTGTTGCTGAGTTCAATAAAATGAGAGAAGGAATGTACCCTTGGAGAGCATATGTATATACTTTAATCACAATATGTTCCTCATTCTTTTTAGGAATTTTAATATACTGTGTACCTATTTGGAGAATGGATGAATTATAA